CGGGCAGTCTTCCGGTTCCGCTTCGCCCAGGGCGACCTTGGCCGCGAAGGCGAGGCAGGCGGGTTCGCCGCATTCCCGGCAATTGGTGCGGGGCAGGAGGCGGTAGATCTCCATGGCCGGGGGAAGGGAACGGGGCCGGGGGTCGGGGGGGATCTCGTTCCGCCGGGCCCACAGGTCGTTCAGGAGGTCCACGACCCGGCGCACGGCGGCCCGGCCCTCCTCGAGGTCGGCCACGACGCCCACCGCCACTTCGTGGGGCCGGAGCGCCACCCGGTATCCCTCGTGCCGGAAGACGAGCACCGGCTCCTCCGGGTCGTGGGTGAGGACCTTGACCCGGGCGTTGGCATACGGAAGGAGCGGGGAAAGATCCGCCGCCGTCTCGAGCCGGGCCTTGAAGCAGGCCCGGTCCCGCCGGCAGGAGGAGGCCTCGAGGACCGGTTCGGCGTAGTCGAGCAGGGGCGCCGCTACTCCGACCACGATATGGCCTCGGCGGGGCAGCTCTCCACCGCCTCCTCGCAGTCGCAGGTGTCGCAGGCGTCGGGGTTTTTCACCCGGGCCTTTTCGTCTTCCTCCACCTCGAAGACCTCGGGGCAGATCTCGGCGCAGGTGCCGCAGCTGATGCAGAGTTCCTCGTCCACCACGGGATGACGGCTCATGGGAGACCTCCTTCACGTTTGGGGATGCTGTACGGCCGCTCCATGCCTCCACCTATAGGCGCCGGGCAGGCCCCTGTCAACGGGCCGAGGGCACCAGCCGGCTTTAGCCCACGTAGAGGATCTCCCACTCCGCCTCGAATGGCGGGTCCGCGCCGGTGAGGGTGAGGTAGCGGGTCTCCCCGGTCCCGGGCCCGGTGCTGGTCTCCTCGCGCCAGAGCCGCAGGCGGATGGCGGGCTCGGGCCGGGCGCCGGGCTCCCGGGGCTCCAGCCAGATCTCCTGCTCCTCGATGACCTTCCACACCGTCTTGTCCGCCCGGCGGCGCACCCGCTCGCCGACCCTGGGCGAGCCGAGCCGGTCGCGCAGGGTCTTGAAGCTGTACGGGGAGCGCTCCCCGTGGTCGAGGATCCGCTCGCCGAGGAACATGATGGCCGCGGCCCCGGTGGGGGCGGTG
The window above is part of the Dissulfurirhabdus thermomarina genome. Proteins encoded here:
- a CDS encoding (Fe-S)-binding protein, yielding MVGVAAPLLDYAEPVLEASSCRRDRACFKARLETAADLSPLLPYANARVKVLTHDPEEPVLVFRHEGYRVALRPHEVAVGVVADLEEGRAAVRRVVDLLNDLWARRNEIPPDPRPRSLPPAMEIYRLLPRTNCRECGEPACLAFAAKVALGEAEPEDCPPLAADAEGLARLHRLLEP
- a CDS encoding ferredoxin; translated protein: MSRHPVVDEELCISCGTCAEICPEVFEVEEDEKARVKNPDACDTCDCEEAVESCPAEAISWSE